Proteins co-encoded in one Daphnia carinata strain CSIRO-1 chromosome 3, CSIRO_AGI_Dcar_HiC_V3, whole genome shotgun sequence genomic window:
- the LOC130693485 gene encoding fasciculation and elongation protein zeta-2-like, whose translation MAELSAEAPLAYSEEWNEFSDFQQAAELNNGNDNGNMTGCSPPRNKALDNVKKMESSSSNNMADHFGETSSSLSSSLEDLVNTFDDKITKCFRDLDQNVESLAPVQIRNQDDIINESQMWWTLTGNYGNILPIDWSKSMTRRLHLPTLQLCDRQKPSQEVDTLSDEDEAVASDLDLHALIVAQNPPDLEIEPLQSAEEVIKEIDDLMQDPSSPDMSENMHQSPDTPECAMPYRLSSAIHQEKLETWSVGQLNELLSELEWRVQHHSETLIAELALRDELEYEKELKNTFISLLLNVQNKRRQMTANQKKPTTNATTPTGKNGNKMGSGFSQSDCKYITTVIPYHPGNGPPSNPTVQVLIKILRAIVEDSPTVPTLLTDYILKVLCPT comes from the exons ATGGCCGAATTGAGCGCCGAGGCGCCGCTGGCGTACAGTGAAGAGTGGAACGAGTTCAGTGATTTCCAGCAGGCGGCTGAACTCAACAACGGCAACGACAATGGAAACATGACTGGCTGCAGTCCGCCGAGGAACAAAGCTTTGGATAATGTCAAGAAGATGgagagcagcagcagcaacaacatgGCCGATCACTTCGGCGAAACGAGTAGCTCGCTGTCAAGTTCTCTGGAAGATCTAGTCAACACGTTCGACGACAAGATCACCAAGTGTTTTCGGGATCTGGATCAAAACGTCGAGAGCCTCGCCCCCGTCCAAATACGTAACCAAGACGACATCATCAACGAGTCTCA gatgtGGTGGACGTTGACCGGCAATTACGGGAACATCCTTCCAATTGACTGGTCAAAGTCGATGACCCGACGGTTACATTTACCTACTCTTCAGCTATGCGATAGACAG AAACCCAGTCAAGAAGTGGATACGCTGTCGGACGAGGACGAAGCCGTCGCATCCGATCTGGACTTGCACGCGTTGATCGTGGCACAGAACCCGCCCGACTTGGAAATCGAACCGCTTCAGTCAGCCGAGGAAGTCATCAAGGAAATTGACGATCTAATGCAG GATCCTTCATCGCCGGATATGAGTGAGAACATGCACCAAAGCCCCGACACGCCCGAGTGCGCCATGCCCTACCGATTGTCGAGTGCCATCCATCAAGAGA AGTTGGAAACGTGGTCCGTTGGCCAATTGAACGAGCTCCTTTCTGAGCTGGAATGGCGCGTTCAACATCACTCAGAAACTTTAATTGCCGAGCTGGCGCTCCGCGATGAGTTGGAATATGAAAAGGAATTGAAGAACACGTTCATCTCGCTGCTACTGAACGTGCAAAACAAGCGTCGCCAAATGACTGCCAACCAGAAGAAGCCGACGACCAATGCGACGACGCCGACTGGCAAGAACGGCAATAAAATGGGCAGCGGGTTCAGCCAGTCCGACTGCAAG TACATCACGACAGTCATTCCCTATCACCCTGGAAACGGACCTCCAAGCAACCCAACCGTGCAGGTCCTCATCAAAA TTCTCCGAGCCATTGTTGAGGATAGTCCGACCGTTCCGACATTACTTACGGATTACATtttgaaag TATTGTGTCCGACGTAG
- the LOC130693488 gene encoding acyl-CoA:lysophosphatidylglycerol acyltransferase 1-like — protein MDVSKLLMYIWGTIRFFLIIVNNLYCIPTHCLWLLTLWPLKWFSPEVFLTLEGFGFQWLLSMVSAWSYTAGYDIVEMGDDINKIVNDKALMLINHQSTSDVPLIMAALDGRSRNIMWIMDRMFMKTNFGLVSWFHKDFFISSGKARREQSLTELTVHLSNVYMPCKRTWILLFPEGGFLRKRREISRKFALKNSLPILHHTTIPRVGAVQNVVATIGPQRARMMANGNGNLSPDDWANNSLKWIIDLTIAYPDGKPLDILTIFMATAAPCNTIFHYRCYPISEVPTDNELLKQWVYDRYIEKESMLATYYATGKFPDHRRPDEFCRPRQVLHDGFRTVILHVLYITSTLFHWNLLTLLFSSIF, from the exons ATGGATGTTTCAAA ACTACTAATGTACATCTGGGGTACCATTCGGTTCTTCTTGATCATTGTCAACAACTTGTACTGCATACCGACACACTGTTTGTGGTTGCTAACCCTCTGGCCTTTAAAATGGTTTTCCCCTGAAGTTTTTTTGACATTGGAAGGCTTCGGTTTCCAGTGGCTACTCTCCATGGTGTCTGCGTGGAGCTACACGGCTGGTTATGATA TTGTGGAAATGGGTGATGACATCAACAAAATAGTCAATGATAAAGCTCTCATGCTAATCAATCATCAATCAACCTCTGATGTGCCATTGATAATGGCGGCCTTGGACGGTCGTAGCCGTAACATAATGTGGATCATGGATAGAATGTTTATGAAAACCAATTTTGGACTGGTTTCTTGGTTTCACAAGGATTTCTTCATCAGCTCG GGCAAAGCGCGTCGAGAGCAGTCGTTAACGGAACTGACTGTTCACCTGTCCAATGTCTATATGCCTTGCAAGCGAACGTGGATCCTGCTATTTCCCGAAGGCGGCTTTTTGCGTAAACGACGCGAGATCAGCCGCAAATTCGCGCTAAAAAATTCTCTACCCATATTGCATCACACGACCATCCCTCGCGTCGGAGCCGTGCAAAACGTGGTAGCTACAATTGGTCCGCAAAGGGCAAGGATGATGGCTAACGGCAACGGCAATCTCTCGC CTGATGATTGGGCGAACAACAGTCTGAAATGGATCATCGACCTGACGATCGCGTATCCCGACGGCAAGCCCTTGGATATTCTGACTATTTTTATGGCGACGGCCGCGCCTTGCAACACCATATTCCACTACCGGTGCTATCCCATTTCGGAG GTGCCGACGGACAATGAGCTGCTGAAGCAGTGGGTCTACGATCGATACATCGAGAAGGAATCGATGCTGGCCACGTATTACGCGACGGGGAAATTTCCAGATCACCGGCGACCTGACGAGTTCTGCCGCCCGCGTCAAGTCCTTCACGACGGATTCCGCACCGTCATATTACATGTCCTTTACATCACGTCCACGCTGTTCCACTGGAACTTGCTGACATTGctcttttcttcgattttctGA
- the LOC130693482 gene encoding prostaglandin E2 receptor EP1 subtype-like codes for MDTKDLLENDNVFQSATEAAADFLSIASSFVISRNETASNVSSITSVTNVSSVRHLNPSVQALLTVFYMFGISGNVGALIMLGRNETARNKRQTLMLKCLAWNDLLAVTGSAIQMHLQLYMPSRWVLTPYFCGVRVFWRAFGLGSGCVALAMAVERWFALTKPFVYQTKVTYRRIQSSIFGLWILVTILSCLPFFGFGLYYDTSQVGWKRCTRYRFGTTPDDIAYAYIWFGFGLTMCVLIVACNLGVIEALYQMNRRSGNRRLTRYPVEMPTTGNQHQPLRDKQTNRLHDSFSVRQSIELDNSSFSNSSTSRHHLSVRQRDSSASSSASRRRHRHHGTNHQTQEEIKFARLMAVLCIFYVLCWIPQLVAIPVGLADPNHQERVFFRVADVCIALNFVLDPFIYVLLRGQCGRSCCCRACNPSRCWPCRKMNRQETSLASQLATKDEAKLAVGGDLATYGMQAQTTTAVPDRDYVPLKTLLADKDNSLPIVSKE; via the exons ATGGATACGAAGGATCTCCTCGAGAACGACAATGTTTTCCAGTCGGCTACTGAAGCTGCGGCTGACTTTCTATCGATCGCTTCGTCGTTTGTGATTTCGCGCAACGAAACGGCCAGCAACGTCAGCAGCATCACCAGCGTCACCAACGTCAGCAGCGTTCGACACTTGAATCCATCCGTGCAG gcGCTGTTGACGGTCTTTTACATGTTCGGCATCTCTGGTAACGTAGGCGCCCTGATCATGTTGGGACGGAACGAGACGGCGCGCAACAAGCGTCAAACGCTGATGCTCAAGTGCCTAGCGTGGAACGACCTACTGGCCGTGACGGGAAGCGCCATCCAGATGCACTTGCAACTCTACATGCCCAGCAGATGGGTGCTGACGCCGTACTTTTGCGGCGTCCGCGTCTTTTGGCGCGCTTTCGGACTCGGCTCGGGATGCGTCGCCTTGGCCATGGCCGTCGAGCGATGGTTCGCTCTCACCAAACCTTTCGTCTATCAAACG AAGGTGACATATCGCCGGATTCAGAGTTCAATCTTTGGATTATGGATTCTGGTCACGATACTGTCCTGTTTGCCGTTTTTCGGTTTCGGTCTCTACTACGACACGTCCCAAGTTGGATGGAAGCGATGtaccag atacCGGTTCGGTACGACTCCAGACGACATCGCCTACGCCTACATTTGGTTCGGTTTCG GTTTGACCATGTGCGTCCTGATTGTTGCGTGCAATCTCGGTGTAATCGAGGCGCTCTACCAGATGAATCGTCGGAGCGGCAATCGCAGATTGACCCGCTATCCGGTCGAAATGCCCACCACCGGAAATCAACATCAGCCGTTAAGGGACAAACAAACGAACCGTCTGCACGACTCGTTCTCCGTGCGTCAGAGCATCGAGCTGGACAACAGTTCGTTCTCCAACAGCTCGACGAGTCGCCATCATCTGAGCGTCCGACAAAGGGACTCCTCGGCCAGTTCTTCAGCGTCGCGACGACGTCACCGACATCACGGTACCAATCACCAGACGCAAGAGGAGATCAAATTCGCCCGTTTGATGGCCGTCCTCTGCATTTTTTACGTCCTCTGCTGGATTCCGCAATTA GTGGCCATTCCGGTTGGTTTAGCCGATCCGAATCACCAAGAGCGAGTCTTCTTTCGAGTGGCCGACGTCTGCATTGCCCTCAACTTTGTACTCGACCCGTTCATCTACGTCCTGTTGAGAGGCCAATGCGGCCGAAGTTGTTGCTGTCGCGCTTGCAATCCGTCCCGCTGCTGGCCCTGCCGGAAGATGAATCGCCAAGAAACATCACTTGCCTCACAATTGGCAACCAAGGACGAGGCCAAGTTGGCAG TCGGCGGCGACCTTGCAACCTACGGAATGCAGGCGCAGACGACGACAGCCGTGCCGGATCGAGATTACGTTCCGCTCAAAACTCTTCTAGCCGACAAAGATAACAGTTTGCCCATAGTCAGCAAAGAATAG
- the LOC130693481 gene encoding lysosomal proton-coupled steroid conjugate and bile acid symporter SLC46A3-like produces the protein MEDEIILIERNKNSKFKVTVEPIGFLFLVASVIQGVVIQNLYLEKTCYINFQLNSSECTAQHNHTSETGSEHSTEIQKYVSDLNIYGSLIENIPSIIFVLFLGPWSEKNGRKVPMLAPLIGHLCSVSLYILNYYFTTWPAEYILFASIPCGLFGGSATLLMALNSYMADITTTQSRTSRISIMYGSMSISYPIANFASIYIYTYGGYFAIWGTSLGLGAIALLYTIFRIKDSRGRESEDEQVEGSYSPSVNFAQDDEQLVALHTVRCRCSPVALNLWECFTVTFQPRNGYKRACLSILLASMCLYVFQIPGSITYLYTRKLFGWDQPEFALFSTISSLTAVLGSFFLLPLLSSYFEIRDCLIGIFAILGYIANCLMVAFAVSPLMIYLASIGNVLTASIGVVIRSMISKLVLSDELSHVYSVLASFESLVPLISTSTYNLIYKATIELFPGCVFIVFGSLLFVLLILLSVVLLLQWKEKNTPVFFNSEDLDIIEAREA, from the exons ATGGAGGATGAAATTATTCTGATTGAACGGAATAAAAATTCCAAGTTTAAAGTTACTGTAGAACCCATAGGATTTCTGTTTCTTGTCGCCTCTGTTATACAG GGTGTTGTGATCCAAAATTTATATCTTGAAAAAACATGTTACATAAATTTTCAACTCAACTCTTCTGAGTGTACTGCACAGCATAATCATACCAGTGAAACTGGCTCAGAACATTCgacagaaattcaaaaatatgtCAGTGACCTCAACATTTACGGCTCTCTTATTGAAAACATTCCAtccattatttttgttttatttcttggaCCTTGGAgtgaaaaaaatggaagaaaagtaCCCATGTTAGCTCCGCTGATAGGTCATCTGTGCTCTGTTTCGTTGTACATTTTGAACTATTATTTCACAACATGGCCAGCAGAGTACATATTATTTGCAAGTATCCCATGTGGCCTGTTTGGAGGTTCTGCAACACTACTAATGGCTTTGAACAG TTACATGGCAGACATTACTACCACTCAATCTAGGACATCACGCATTTCAATAATGTACGGCTCAATGTCGATATCGTACCCTATCGCTAACTTTGCCAGTATTTATATTTACACTTATGGTGGCTATTTTGCCATATGGGGAACATCTCTGGGATTGGGTGCAATCGCACTTCTCTACACCATTTTTCGGATCAAAGATTCACGGGGTCGTGAATCAGAAGACGAACAAGTAGAAGGTTCATACTCGCCTAGTGTTAATTTCGCGCAGGACGACGAACAGCTTGTTGCCTTACATACTGTCCGATGCCGTTGCAGTCCGGTAGCTCTCAATCTGTGGGAATGCTTCACTGTTACATTTCAACCGCGTAACGGTTACAAGCGAGCCTGCCTATCAATTCTTTTGGCATCAATGTGTCTTTACGTTTTCCAGA TACCGGGATCCATTACGTACCTTTACACAAGAAAGTTATTTGGTTGGGACCAACCTGAGTTTGCCTTGTTTTCAACCATTTCCAGCTTGACAGCTGTTCTTG GCAGCTTTTTTCTCCTGCCGTTGTTGAGTTCTTACTTTGAGATTCGTGACTGCCTAATTGGTATTTTCGCCATTTTGGGTTACATCGCAAACTGTCTAATGGTTGCCTTTGCGGTGTCTCCATTAATGATTTATTTGG ccTCTATTGGTAACGTGTTGACGGCCAGCATTGGAGTAGTGATTCGTTCAATGATCTCTAAACTCGTGCTTAGTGATGAATTGAGCCACGTTTACTCCGTATTGGCCTCCTTCGAGTCTCTGGTGCCTTTGATTTCAACTTCTACATATAACTTGATCTATAAGGCTACCATCGAGCTCTTTCCGGGCTGTGtcttcattgtttttggcAGCCTGCTTTTCGTGTTGTTGATACTTCTCTC GGTGGTTTTGCTACTGCagtggaaggaaaaaaacactCCGGTATTTTTCAATTCAGAGGATCTGGATATAATCGAAGCGCGCGAAGCCTAA